GACGATATGGTTGTGCCTGTGAGCCGCTGGACCGAAATGCGCCGCGACGAGATCGAGTCCAAGGACGGTCTGAACATCCTGCTGGACAGCAACGACACCGGCCCGTGCCTCGTCAGCGACGAAGCACACCGTGCGCTCTATGTCTTCAACCACTTCGAATACGACAGTGGCACCCTGAAGGAAGAGTACGACCGCGATGTCGCTGCAGGTAAGCCGATCAACGTGCCTGCGAACTACTATCCGAACGACGATCCGTCGCAGAAACCCCAGAATAGGTGGAGAAGCCACGCTCACCTTCTATATGGCAACTGGATAAACGAAATTTACCAGACGACGCCATATGACCTTTCTGCCATCGGCTCTTAAGATTCTACTCGCACTCATAGCACTGCTGGCGGCCTCGGCTGTCCTGACAAGCTGCACGGCCAGCAGTCGCACAAAGGCGTGGGAAGAACGCTGGCCGCCCGAGGGCGAGTTCATCGACGTTGCGGGCCACCCGGTCCACTATGTGCGTATGGGTGATACCGGTCCGCAGATCGTGCTGATCCACGGCGCAAGCGGCAATACCCGCGATATGGAGATCGGTTTGGGTAAGGCTCTGGCCGACCGCTACCAAGTGCTGATCTTCGACCGTCCGGGCCTTGGCTATACGCCGACGCTGGCGGAAGGCACCGACTCCGGCACGCCTGCCGAACAAGCGGACGTACTGCGTCAGGCGGCTGTGGCACTCGGCTTCGAAAAGCCCATCGTGCTGGGCCATTCCTACGGCGGCGCGGTGGCGCTGGCTTGGGTGACGTACCACCCTGAAAATGCTGCGGCGCTTGTAGACCTCGCAGGCGCGATCTACCCGTGGGGCGGCGATGTCAGCACGCTCTATGACGCGATCAACACCTCCGTTGGCAGCGCGGTCATCCCGCCGATGATCAACGCCTTCGCGCCGACCTCCGTCATGGAAAGCGCGGTTGAAGGCGTGTTCGAACCCGAGGCCGCGCCCGAAGGTTATTTTGACGACATCGGCGTGCCGTTGATTGCGCGCAAGGACTCCATGCGGGCCAACGCTCTGCAAGTCGCCCACCTTGACGCCGCGCTGGAGGTCCAGTCGCAGCGTTATGATGAAATCACCATGCCGGTCGAAATCATGCACGGCACCGAGGACACGACCGTTTACCTCAATATCCATTCCCAAGCGCTGGCCGACCTGCTGCCTCAGGCGAATTTAACGCCGATCGAGGGCGCGGGCCACATGATCCACCACACCCATATCCCCGAGGTCGTCGCCGTCATCGACCGCGCGGCAAAGGATGCCGGATTGAATTGATCGCAGCGCGGCACCATATTGAAAAAGAACGGAGAACCAAATGGATAGCCTGCCTTTTGATGGTGCCATCAGCGCCTACTACAACGACGAAGCGCCTGAAGCGGTGCGCGAGGCTATCAAGGATCACGGCGACAATCTGATCTTCAGCGAGGGGTATCCCTACGACGATCAGATGAAAAAGAAGCATTACAACGAAGAGATGGACGCCCTCCAGCGCGAGCTGGTGCGAATGCAGGCATGGGTCAAGGAAACCGGCCAGCGCATCGTCATCGTCTTCGAAGGCCGCGATGCCTCGGGCAAAGGTGGCACCATCAAGCGGTTCACCGAAAACCTCAATCCGCGCGGCGCCCGCGTCGTGGCGCTCGCCAAACCGACCGAGACCGAGGCCGGCCAGTGGTATTTCCAGCGCTACGTCGAAGAACTGCCCACCGCAGGCGAAATCGTGTTCTTTGACCGCAGTTGGTACAACCGCGGTGTGGTCGAGAAAGTGTTCGGTTTCGTGTCCGACGAGGAGCGCGCCAAGTTCTTTGAACAGGTCGGCCCGTTCGAGAAGATGCTCGTCGACGAAGGCATTCACCTGTGCAAACTCTGGCTCAATGTGGGCCGCGCAGCGCAGCTGAGCCGTTTCCTCGCCCGTGAACAGGACCCGCTGAAGCAGTGGAAACTGTCGTGGGTGGATGTCGAGGGTCTGAAGCGCTGGGACGAGTATTCGGATGCGATCCGCGAGACGCTCGGCTGGACCCACAACATGGACACACCGTGGACGGTCATTCTTTCCGATGATAAACGTCGTGCGCGCGTGAACGCGATCAAGTCCGTGCTCGCCAGTCTCGATTACACCGGAAAGAACGAAGACCTCGTGAACGATATCGACACCAAAATCTGTGGCGGGCCGGATATCTGGAATGGCTAAACGGGGCTACCATCACGGCAATCTGCGCGAAGCTCTCGTCGCCGCCTGTCTCAAACTGATCGAGGAAAAAGGCCCGACAGGTTTCACCCTGTCCGAAGCCGCGCGCGAAGCAGGCGTGACCCCTGCCGCCGTCTACCGCCACTTCGAAGGCCGCGAAGAGCTGATCGCCGAGGCCGCCAAGCAGGGCTACGAGATTTTCGCCGACCTGATGGAGCACGCCTACGAGAAAGGTGGGCCGAGCGCCCTCGCCTCGTTCGAAGCCGTCGGCCGCGCCTACCTCGCCTTTGCCCGCCGGTTTCCGGGGCACTACGTGGCGATGTTCGAAAGCGGCATCTCGATCCAGCGGAACCCTGCCCTGAACGCTGTGGCGACCCGTGCGCTCGGCGTGCTGGAGCGCGCCGCTGCCGACCTTGCCGCTAACATCCCCGCCGACCGCCGTCCGCCGCCGCAGATGTTCGCGGCCCACATCTGGGCGATGAGCCACGGTGTTGTCGAACTGTTCGCACGCGGCTCACCCGGCACCCGCTCGCCGTTCCCGCCCGAGGATCTTCTTGAGACGGGGATCGGCGTTTACCTGCGCGGTCTGGGCCTTCTGCCGCCCGATCAGTGATCAGAGAATGAAATCATCCGCCGTGAGGTCGATCAGACCTTTGAGGCGGATGACCATCTCCGCATCGCCGTCACCGTCCTGATCAAGGCTGACCACCGTCCAGTCCTTGTTTCGCGGCCCGTCGATCTGGGTGTAGGTGACCTCCGGCCCGACATCCGCGCCGACATTGCCGGGCGCGATAAAGTCGAAATCGTCGATTGCCGACAGGTCGATCTTGTCCTTGCCCTGCTTGAAATCGACAATCTTGTCTGCCTTTTTCGCGCGCGCACTGCTGTCCCTGATCGAGCTGAATTCAAAGACATCACGTCCGCCGCCGCCGCCCAGCACGTCCTTACCTATCCCACCGTTCAGCAGGTCGTTACCCGCGCCGCCGCCCAGCAGATCGCCTCCGCTTCCGCCGGAGAGCGTGTCGTCTCCGTCGCCCGAAAACAGATAATCACGACCTCCGTTGCCGCTCAGAATGTCGTCGCCCGTGTCGGTCATGAACACGTTACTCTTTTTATCGCCGGTAGCGATGACGTGGAAATTTCCGGTGAAGAAGTAGTTTTCGATGCTGATCAGCGTGTCCTGACCGATTGTGCTATCGGCGCGGCCGTGGATACCCGTAAGGAGGTTGAATTCAACCGCAAAGCTGAACGGTTCGAACTGCGGAAAAAGGTCATTATCCAGAGGCGTGTAGAGCGTATCATTACCCGCGCCGCCGTTGAACGTATCGCTCCCGCCCATGTTGATGATGACGTCATCGCCCCCAAGCGCGCGCACGTCCTCGTTCGGGCCCTCGCCGCCTTGCGTAATAATCTCGTCGTCGCCGGCCGTGCCGCGTACAATCAGTGCCATGTCAGTTCCCCTGTTCTGCTCGGGTTATCTGACCCCAGAACAGCGGAATGACCCACCACGGGTAGCCGTTTGCACCCCGCCCATAACCGACCGCACCTTCAAACGAAAAAAGCACCCCGAAGGGTGCTTTTCCGTATTCGCATTCTGGAAACGAATTAACGCTTCGAGAACTGGAACGAACGGCGGGCTTTGGCCTTACCGTATTTCTTACGTTCAACGACGCGGCTGTCACGGGTGAGGAAGCCAGCGGCCTTGAGCGCGCCGCGGAGCGACGGATCGTACAGCTGCAGAGCCTTCGAGATGCCGTGCTTGACAGCGCCAGCCTGACCCGAGAGGCCACCACCGGTAACGGTGGCGAATACGTCGAACTGGCCTTCAACGCCAGCAACGCCGAACGGCTGACGTACGATCAGCTGGAGAACCGGACGAGCGAAGTAAACCGGCATCTCTTTGCCGTTTACAACGATCTTGCCCGAACCCGGCTTGATCCAAACGCGAGCGACAGCGTCTTTACGCTTGCCGGTTGCGTAGGAACGGCCCAGCTCGTCACGAACCGGCTCACGGGGAGCTGCGGTCTCGACGACGGCTTCGCCAGCTGCACCAGCGAGATCCTGGAGCGAATTCAGTTGTTCAGCCATGATTAGACCCTCGTGTTTTTCTTGTTCATCGACTTGACGTCGAGAACTTCGGGCTTCTGGGCTTCCATGCCGTGCTCGGCACCAGCGAAGACGCGCAGGTGGGTCATCTGCTTGCGGCTCAGGCGGTTGCCCTGCAGCATGCGCTTGACGGCCTGGGTCACGACGCGCTCGGGGTGTGCACCCTCGAGGATCTGGCCAGTGGTGCGCGACTTGATACCGCCCGGGTGGCCGGTGTGCCAGTAGTTCGGCTTTTCGCGCTTCTTGCCGGTCAGCTGGATCTTGTCGGCGTTGATTACGATGACGTTATCACCCATGTCCATGTGGGGGGTGAAAGTCGGCTTGTGCTTACCGCGCAGGCGGTTGGCAACGATCGAAGCGAGACGGCCGAGAACAACGCCTTCAGCGTCGATCACGATCCATTTCTTCTCGATGTCTGCCGGAGTAGCAGAGAAGGTTTTCATAGGTCACCAGTTGTTGGTCGGTGTCGGGGCAAGCCCCACAAATTCGATGGGCGGGTTATATAGGCATCCAACACACAGTCAAGCGCCATGATGCGGATAAAAACGTTCAAAAACAACGCATTGCAATTATGGTATAATAATACCCCATACTTTTTACACAGAAATGCGTTCCGGCGGTCGGGCAAGCAGCCCGTTAAGGGTCATCATCGCGGATTCGAGCCGCTGGGTGGACATCTCTCCGTTCAGGGCGATGCGCACACCTTGGACCTGACGGCCGTCGCGGAGGCTGAAATCCTCGGCGGTGCGGACAAACACGCCCTCGCGCTCGGCGATGCGGCAGAACTCGCCCATGCGCCAACCTTCGGGCAACTCAAGCCAGATCAGCGGCACATCCTTGCGCCAACTGATGCGGTGCGCACCAAGGCAATTCACGGCAGTCTCTACCATATACGCGAGGTGCTGGCGCGCGGCTTCGAGGATCTGCGGGGTCTTAGGATGACGCGCGACGTAGGCGTAAGCGGCGGTGACGGCGTCAGGCACACCGTATGACGCGGCAGAGGCCGCGCGGATCAGGCGGTTCGCCCAACCGGTCGGTGCGGCGACGAACCCGACGCGCAGCGCCGCAGAGAAGGATTTGCAGGGCGATGTGGTATACCACGCCAGTTCGGGGATGATCTGGCGGTAGCTCGGTCCGATGAAGGGTCCGTTGCGGTAACAGTCGTCATCTAGGATATGGACGCCGTGGCGCTCGGCTATCTCCGCGATCTCGTGGCGGCGGCGAATACTGGTCGTGCGGTTCATCGGATTGTTCACCTCCGACGAGGTGAGGAAAATCTGCACGCCCTCGTCACGACACAGTCGCTCGAATTCCTCGGGGATCGGGCCTTCGTCATCCCAATCGACGCCAAGCACCCTCGCCCGCAGCACCTCTGCCGCACGGCGGAAGCCGCCATAGCTGAGGGCGTCGACAAGCACAGTTGGAGACGGCCCGCGCAGAACAGTCATGAGGACCAGAGAGATCGCATTCTGGCCGCCATGGGTGATGACGACGTCGTCCTCGTGCAGTTCACCGATCGGATCGTCGCGGTGCAGATCAACGAAAGCGCGGATCGCTTCGGTCTGAGTCGGGCGCACGGGATAGCATAGCAGTCGGTCGCGCTCTACGTTCTTGGCGTAGTCGGCGTAGGCTTCGCGCAGCAGGTCGGATTGACCGACATCCGGCAGACGCGGACTGATCAGCGTCGCGGCAGGATCGTGATCAAGCGGCGAGACACGCGGTTTTCGCTGTACTGGTACAAAGGTGCCGCGGCCCACGGTGGACTCCAGAACACCCGCATCGACCAGATTTTTATAGGCCCGCGCCACGGTTCCAGGCGTAATACCCGCCTGCCAGCCAAGCTCGCGCACCGGAGGGAGGCGCTCCCCCTCGCCCAATTCACCGGAACGGATGGCCTGTCTGATGCTGTTTTCGAGTGTGCGATACTTGGGACCGTTCGATTGTGCGAAGTCTGGTAGCCAAATTGTATCGGTCACAATGTATTCCTCGACAGTTTCAGAGCGAAATGTATCTATACGGATAGGCTGCATTAGCCGATTGTATCAATACATGTCAAGTGAGTCCCATGACCTACGAAAATGCCTCTGTGCACCCGCTCCGTGAAATCTCGATCCCAGCACCGTCGTCGGTTCTCGTGATGGCGATGGTTCGTGCGGTCGCTGCCGTGGCAACATGGGATCAGCGCCGAACTACACGAAAACACCTGCGTGACCTACCCGATCATCTCTATGGTGATATCGGCCTGACACGCGATCTCGTCGATCACGAGGCTCAGAAATACTTTTGGAGGAGCTGATATCCCCGGCTTCTTCCTGACAACTGGGCGGGTCTATCCCGCCCTTTTTTTTATTTGTCATAGGTGTTTTATGATGATCGAAGACATTGACCACATTCATATCGAAGTCCGTGACCGCGATGCCGCCGCCGATTGGTACAATCGCGTTCTCGGGCTGGTACAACATGCCGAACTGGCGGTTTGGGCGGATGATCCGATGGGTCCGATGATCCTCGGCACACCTTCAGGTAAGCCTTTATTGTCCCTATTTGCACGCGATGCGAAAACCTGCACCCGTGATGCGACCGTGGCATTCCGCACCAGCGGGATACAATTCTGCAAATTTGTCAGATCGCTTGGTACAAAGGCGCTGACCAACCGGAATGGCGAAACGCTGACCGCAGAGCACGTCCGCGACCATGATCTCAGCTGGTCGTTGTACTTCGTCGATCCGGACGGAAACCGGATCGAGCTGACGACCTACGACTACGGTTTTGTCCGCGATCAGTTTCGTGGGATCGAATAGGTCATATTGGCCCGTGCGACAGGCTCGGGCTTGCCTT
Above is a window of Marivivens aquimaris DNA encoding:
- a CDS encoding alpha/beta fold hydrolase, producing MTFLPSALKILLALIALLAASAVLTSCTASSRTKAWEERWPPEGEFIDVAGHPVHYVRMGDTGPQIVLIHGASGNTRDMEIGLGKALADRYQVLIFDRPGLGYTPTLAEGTDSGTPAEQADVLRQAAVALGFEKPIVLGHSYGGAVALAWVTYHPENAAALVDLAGAIYPWGGDVSTLYDAINTSVGSAVIPPMINAFAPTSVMESAVEGVFEPEAAPEGYFDDIGVPLIARKDSMRANALQVAHLDAALEVQSQRYDEITMPVEIMHGTEDTTVYLNIHSQALADLLPQANLTPIEGAGHMIHHTHIPEVVAVIDRAAKDAGLN
- the ppk2 gene encoding polyphosphate kinase 2, which encodes MDSLPFDGAISAYYNDEAPEAVREAIKDHGDNLIFSEGYPYDDQMKKKHYNEEMDALQRELVRMQAWVKETGQRIVIVFEGRDASGKGGTIKRFTENLNPRGARVVALAKPTETEAGQWYFQRYVEELPTAGEIVFFDRSWYNRGVVEKVFGFVSDEERAKFFEQVGPFEKMLVDEGIHLCKLWLNVGRAAQLSRFLAREQDPLKQWKLSWVDVEGLKRWDEYSDAIRETLGWTHNMDTPWTVILSDDKRRARVNAIKSVLASLDYTGKNEDLVNDIDTKICGGPDIWNG
- a CDS encoding TetR/AcrR family transcriptional regulator, with the translated sequence MAKRGYHHGNLREALVAACLKLIEEKGPTGFTLSEAAREAGVTPAAVYRHFEGREELIAEAAKQGYEIFADLMEHAYEKGGPSALASFEAVGRAYLAFARRFPGHYVAMFESGISIQRNPALNAVATRALGVLERAAADLAANIPADRRPPPQMFAAHIWAMSHGVVELFARGSPGTRSPFPPEDLLETGIGVYLRGLGLLPPDQ
- a CDS encoding calcium-binding protein, with the translated sequence MALIVRGTAGDDEIITQGGEGPNEDVRALGGDDVIINMGGSDTFNGGAGNDTLYTPLDNDLFPQFEPFSFAVEFNLLTGIHGRADSTIGQDTLISIENYFFTGNFHVIATGDKKSNVFMTDTGDDILSGNGGRDYLFSGDGDDTLSGGSGGDLLGGGAGNDLLNGGIGKDVLGGGGGRDVFEFSSIRDSSARAKKADKIVDFKQGKDKIDLSAIDDFDFIAPGNVGADVGPEVTYTQIDGPRNKDWTVVSLDQDGDGDAEMVIRLKGLIDLTADDFIL
- the rpsI gene encoding 30S ribosomal protein S9; this translates as MAEQLNSLQDLAGAAGEAVVETAAPREPVRDELGRSYATGKRKDAVARVWIKPGSGKIVVNGKEMPVYFARPVLQLIVRQPFGVAGVEGQFDVFATVTGGGLSGQAGAVKHGISKALQLYDPSLRGALKAAGFLTRDSRVVERKKYGKAKARRSFQFSKR
- the rplM gene encoding 50S ribosomal protein L13 translates to MKTFSATPADIEKKWIVIDAEGVVLGRLASIVANRLRGKHKPTFTPHMDMGDNVIVINADKIQLTGKKREKPNYWHTGHPGGIKSRTTGQILEGAHPERVVTQAVKRMLQGNRLSRKQMTHLRVFAGAEHGMEAQKPEVLDVKSMNKKNTRV
- a CDS encoding aminotransferase-like domain-containing protein, whose product is MTDTIWLPDFAQSNGPKYRTLENSIRQAIRSGELGEGERLPPVRELGWQAGITPGTVARAYKNLVDAGVLESTVGRGTFVPVQRKPRVSPLDHDPAATLISPRLPDVGQSDLLREAYADYAKNVERDRLLCYPVRPTQTEAIRAFVDLHRDDPIGELHEDDVVITHGGQNAISLVLMTVLRGPSPTVLVDALSYGGFRRAAEVLRARVLGVDWDDEGPIPEEFERLCRDEGVQIFLTSSEVNNPMNRTTSIRRRHEIAEIAERHGVHILDDDCYRNGPFIGPSYRQIIPELAWYTTSPCKSFSAALRVGFVAAPTGWANRLIRAASAASYGVPDAVTAAYAYVARHPKTPQILEAARQHLAYMVETAVNCLGAHRISWRKDVPLIWLELPEGWRMGEFCRIAEREGVFVRTAEDFSLRDGRQVQGVRIALNGEMSTQRLESAMMTLNGLLARPPERISV
- a CDS encoding DUF1127 domain-containing protein, encoding MTYENASVHPLREISIPAPSSVLVMAMVRAVAAVATWDQRRTTRKHLRDLPDHLYGDIGLTRDLVDHEAQKYFWRS
- a CDS encoding VOC family protein; its protein translation is MIEDIDHIHIEVRDRDAAADWYNRVLGLVQHAELAVWADDPMGPMILGTPSGKPLLSLFARDAKTCTRDATVAFRTSGIQFCKFVRSLGTKALTNRNGETLTAEHVRDHDLSWSLYFVDPDGNRIELTTYDYGFVRDQFRGIE